One window from the genome of Salvia miltiorrhiza cultivar Shanhuang (shh) chromosome 7, IMPLAD_Smil_shh, whole genome shotgun sequence encodes:
- the LOC130992319 gene encoding uncharacterized protein LOC130992319 isoform X2: MGLRDSVDMKALRAKFRVATVVIISICIGLMGVYYLLKPVVNGCVMTYMYPTYIPIPTPKNVSTTKYGLFLYHEGWRKIDYDDHLKKINGVPVLFIPGNGGSYKQVRSIGAESDRAYQGGPLEWNSNQAYPQLGEGVDIDLNNILLPSQYTSMLDWYAVDLEGEHSAMDGRILQEHSEYVVYAIHTILDLYKEAHDARAKGRPPKSVILVGHSMGGFVARAAVVHPHLRKFAVETILTLSTPHQSPPVALQPSLGHYYAQVNQEWRKGYEVQTSRTGRHLSDPLLSHVIIVSISGGYNDYQVRSKLESLDGIVPPTHGFFISSTGMRNVWLSMEHQVILWCNQLVVQMSHTLLSLIDMKTSQPLNDVRQRLGIFKKMLDSGIPKNFASTELQLAHKSDHIHDIKEKVNPEGLGSGVSGCPSSSQWSDDGLERDLYIQTSTVTVLAMDGRRRWLDIQKLGQDGKNHFAFVTNLSPCSGVRLHLWREKGTSASEVSMNKQVVEVTAKMVHVPSGPAPRQIEPGSQTEQAPPSAIFWLGPQDMHGFRFLTISVAPRPTVSGRPPPAASMGVGQFFNPKDGEKIFSSYQLISSLYTEQDMTLKEDHPLALSLTFSASLGLLPVSLSITTTGCGIKKSEFPIEESGDEETSRLCKRRCFPPVALVWDATSGLHVFPNLYSETIVVDSSPALWTSSQDSDKTTVLLLIDPHCSYTSTIGVSVTASTGRFLLLYFSQISGLCFAVAFFALMRQAYAWELDQPIPSLLSAVESNLRIPGAFFSLAILPIFFAILLSCLSSQALPPIISFPIVSILCYVFANGAIVLLILLSQMLFYVAGLLHVAVKKWWQVCERNFSFHFLQRFINITSSFASIKVVRILMANPLLITSWLAITLVCLVHPALGLFVLLLSHVLCCHSALSSFLMASFRSHVQTKEFYESGSEGEGSYDNNSKLFPTNETRSGSPKYRRSYGDAQLEIFHHRHGLLVLHLLAALMFVPSLVAWLQRIGIGHRLPWLWDSILSMGVVLHGLCNSKPEFSFYLFPIGSWEIQLSFVYLLAGFYSYLSALALAPYRVFYAMATIGLVSFAFRLIQRNNGDTYHRTRKHSHRH, translated from the exons ATGGGGCTTAGAGATAGTGTGGACATGAAAGCGCTCAGAGCGAAGTTCAGAGTAGCAACTGTGGTTATAATATCCATATGCATTGGGCTTATGGGGGTTTATTATCTGTTGAAGCCAGTTGTAAATGGTTGTGTGATGACGTATATGTACCCGACATACATTCCTATCCCCACGCCGAAGAATGTGTCGACAACAAAATATGGGTTATTTTTGTACCATGAAGGCTGGAGAAAGATTGATTATGATGATCACCTTAAGAAGATTAATGGTGTGCCAGTTCTTTTCATCCCAGGCAATGGTGGAAGCTACAAACAG GTCAGATCCATTGGTGCAGAATCTGATAGGGCTTATCAAGGAGGTCCACTTGAATGGAACTCTAACCAGGCTTATCCACAATTGGGAGAGGGCGTGGATATTGATTTGAATAACATTTTGTTACCCAGTCAATATACTTCCATGCTTGATTGGTATGCAGTGGATCTTGAAGGTGAACATTCTGCAATGGATGGTCGGATTCTTCAAGAACACTCGGAATATGTAGTATATGCCATTCACACG ATTTTGGATCTTTACAAAGAAGCACATGATGCACGAGCAAAAGGCCGTCCCCCTAAAAGTGTGATATTGGTTGGTCACTCAATGGGTGGTTTTGTTGCTAGGGCTGCAGTAGTGCACCCCCATTTGAGAAAGTTTGCTGTTGAAACTATTCTGACGCTCTCCACACCCCACCa GTCTCCCCCTGTGGCATTACAGCCATCCTTGGGCCACTATTATGCACAAGTAAATCAGGAATGGAGGAAAGGATATGAGGTCCAAACCTCTCGAACTGGACGCCACTTGTCTGATCCTTTGCTTTCCCATGTCATCATCGTCTCCATTTCTGGTGGTTATAATGATTACCAG GTACGCTCGAAATTAGAATCCCTTGATGGAATTGTTCCTCCCACACATGGCTTTTTCATAAGTAGCACTGGTATGAGAAACGTGTGGTTGTCAATGGAGCACCAGGTTATCTTATGGTGTAATCAGCTAGTTGTGCAA ATGTCTCACACTCTCCTCAGTTTGATAGACATGAAGACAAGTCAACCTTTAAATGATGTGCGGCAAAGACTTGGAATATTTAAGAAGATGCTTGATAGTGGAATTCCGAAGAACTTTGCATCCACAGAATTGCAACTAGCACATAAATCTGACCATATCCATGATATAAAAGAGAAAGTGAATCCTG AAGGATTGGGTTCTGGAGTATCGGGTTGCCCAAGTAGTAGCCAATGGAGCGATGATGGACTTGAAAGAGACCTGTACATCCAAACCAGTACTGTCACTGTTTTAGCTATGGATGGGAGAAGACGATGGTTGGACATTCAAAAACTG GGTCAGGATGGAAAAAACCACTTTGCTTTCGTCACAAATCTTTCACCTTGTTCTGGTGTGCGACTGCATCTTTGGCGAGAGAAGGGAACTTCAGCTTCAGAAGTTTCAATGAACAAACAGGTTGTTGAAGTCACAGCTAAAATGGTCCACGTTCCATCTGGACCAGCCCCAAGGCAG ATTGAGCCAGGTAGTCAAACTGAACAAGCTCCTCCATCTGCTATATTTTGGTTGGGTCCTCAAGATATGCATGGCTTTCGGTTTCTGACAATTTCTGTGGCTCCTCGTCCG ACTGTTTCGGGGAGACCCCCACCAGCCGCGTCCATGGGAGTCGGACAATTTTTCAATCCAAAGGATGGGGAGAAAATTTTCTCTTCTTACCAGTTGATCAGTTCATTATACACAGAACAG GATATGACTTTGAAGGAAGATCATCCTCTTGCTCTCAGTCTTACATTCTCTGCTAGCTTAGGTCTTCTCCCTGTTTCTTTATCCATCACAACAACTGGCTGTGGGATTAAAAAATCGGAATTTCCCATTGAAGAGTCTGGAGATGAGGAAACAAGTA GACTTTGTAAGAGGCGCTGTTTCCCACCTGTCGCACTTGTTTGGGATGCGACATCTGGCCTACATGTATTTCCTAATTTGTATTCTGAAACAATTGTTGTTGATTCTTCTCCGGCACTCTGGACTTCTTCTCAAGATTCTGACAAGACGACTGTTTTGTTACTG ATAGACCCACATTGCTCTTACACAAGTACTATTGGTGTTTCTGTTACTGCTAGCACTGGTAGATTCTTGCTTTTATACTTCTCTCAG ATCAGTGGTCTATGCTTTGCTGTTGCATTTTTCGCTCTGATGCGGCAAGCATATGCATGGGAACTTGATCAGCCTATACCATCTCTGCTATCTGCTGTTGAATCAAACTTGAGAATCCCTGGGGCATTCTTCTCCCTTGCCATATTGCCAATTTTCTTTGCCATTCTCTTGTCTTGCCTAAGCTCTCAAGCCCTTCCTCCAATTATAAGTTTCCCAATTGTCTCAATCCTTTGTTATGTTTTTGCAAATGGCGCGATAGTTCTGTTGATATTACTTTCCCAAATGCTGTTTTATGTGGCTGGCCTTCTCCATGTAGCTGTCAAGAAATG GTGGCAAGTTTGTGAAAGGAACTTTTCCTTTCATTTTCTCCAGCGGTTCATAAATATAACCTCCAGCTTTGCATCTATTAAG GTGGTAAGGATTTTGATGGCGAATCCTCTCCTTATTACGTCATGGCTTGCTATTACGTTGGTGTGTCTTGTGCATCCAGCACTCGGTCTGTTTGTATTGCTCTTATCACATGTTCTATGTTGCCACAGCGCACTGTCCAG TTTTTTGATGGCTTCATTTCGCAGCCATGTCCAGACCAAGGAGTTTTATGAATCTGGAAGTGAAGGCGAAGGTAGTTACGATAATAATAGCAAGTTGTTCCCGACAAATGAGACGCGTAGTGGTAGCCCCAAATACAGAAGAAGCTATGGCGATGCACAATTAGAGATCTTCCACCACCGGCATGGGTTACTTGTTTTACATTTGCTCGCAGCATTAATGTTTGTCCCTTCACTTGTGGCCTGGCTTCAG CGGATTGGTATTGGGCATAGGCTTCCGTGGTTATGGGATTCTATACTTAGCATGGGAGTGGTGCTGCATGGTTTATGCAATTCAAAGCCCGAATTCAGCTTCTATCTCTTTCCCATCGGATCCTGGGAAATCCAACTAAGCTTTGTTTATCTGCTTGCTGGATTTTATTCCTATCTTTCAGCTTTGGCATTAGCTCCGTATAGAGTGTTTTATGCAATGGCTACCATCGGACTCGTCTCCTTTGCCTTCAGACTCATACAGAGGAACAACGGCGACACATATCACCGGACCAGAAAACATTCCCATAGACATTGA
- the LOC130992319 gene encoding uncharacterized protein LOC130992319 isoform X4 encodes MGLRDSVDMKALRAKFRVATVVIISICIGLMGVYYLLKPVVNGCVMTYMYPTYIPIPTPKNVSTTKYGLFLYHEGWRKIDYDDHLKKINGVPVLFIPGNGGSYKQVRSIGAESDRAYQGGPLEWNSNQAYPQLGEGVDIDLNNILLPSQYTSMLDWYAVDLEGEHSAMDGRILQEHSEYVVYAIHTILDLYKEAHDARAKGRPPKSVILVGHSMGGFVARAAVVHPHLRKFAVETILTLSTPHQSPPVALQPSLGHYYAQVNQEWRKGYEVQTSRTGRHLSDPLLSHVIIVSISGGYNDYQVRSKLESLDGIVPPTHGFFISSTGMRNVWLSMEHQVILWCNQLVVQMSHTLLSLIDMKTSQPLNDVRQRLGIFKKMLDSGIPKNFASTELQLAHKSDHIHDIKEKVNPGLGSGVSGCPSSSQWSDDGLERDLYIQTSTVTVLAMDGRRRWLDIQKLGQDGKNHFAFVTNLSPCSGVRLHLWREKGTSASEVSMNKQVVEVTAKMVHVPSGPAPRQIEPGSQTEQAPPSAIFWLGPQDMHGFRFLTISVAPRPTVSGRPPPAASMGVGQFFNPKDGEKIFSSYQLISSLYTEQDMTLKEDHPLALSLTFSASLGLLPVSLSITTTGCGIKKSEFPIEESGDEETSRLCKRRCFPPVALVWDATSGLHVFPNLYSETIVVDSSPALWTSSQDSDKTTVLLLIDPHCSYTSTIGVSVTASTGRFLLLYFSQISGLCFAVAFFALMRQAYAWELDQPIPSLLSAVESNLRIPGAFFSLAILPIFFAILLSCLSSQALPPIISFPIVSILCYVFANGAIVLLILLSQMLFYVAGLLHVAVKKWWQVCERNFSFHFLQRFINITSSFASIKVVRILMANPLLITSWLAITLVCLVHPALGLFVLLLSHVLCCHSALSSFLMASFRSHVQTKEFYESGSEGEGSYDNNSKLFPTNETRSGSPKYRRSYGDAQLEIFHHRHGLLVLHLLAALMFVPSLVAWLQRIGIGHRLPWLWDSILSMGVVLHGLCNSKPEFSFYLFPIGSWEIQLSFVYLLAGFYSYLSALALAPYRVFYAMATIGLVSFAFRLIQRNNGDTYHRTRKHSHRH; translated from the exons ATGGGGCTTAGAGATAGTGTGGACATGAAAGCGCTCAGAGCGAAGTTCAGAGTAGCAACTGTGGTTATAATATCCATATGCATTGGGCTTATGGGGGTTTATTATCTGTTGAAGCCAGTTGTAAATGGTTGTGTGATGACGTATATGTACCCGACATACATTCCTATCCCCACGCCGAAGAATGTGTCGACAACAAAATATGGGTTATTTTTGTACCATGAAGGCTGGAGAAAGATTGATTATGATGATCACCTTAAGAAGATTAATGGTGTGCCAGTTCTTTTCATCCCAGGCAATGGTGGAAGCTACAAACAG GTCAGATCCATTGGTGCAGAATCTGATAGGGCTTATCAAGGAGGTCCACTTGAATGGAACTCTAACCAGGCTTATCCACAATTGGGAGAGGGCGTGGATATTGATTTGAATAACATTTTGTTACCCAGTCAATATACTTCCATGCTTGATTGGTATGCAGTGGATCTTGAAGGTGAACATTCTGCAATGGATGGTCGGATTCTTCAAGAACACTCGGAATATGTAGTATATGCCATTCACACG ATTTTGGATCTTTACAAAGAAGCACATGATGCACGAGCAAAAGGCCGTCCCCCTAAAAGTGTGATATTGGTTGGTCACTCAATGGGTGGTTTTGTTGCTAGGGCTGCAGTAGTGCACCCCCATTTGAGAAAGTTTGCTGTTGAAACTATTCTGACGCTCTCCACACCCCACCa GTCTCCCCCTGTGGCATTACAGCCATCCTTGGGCCACTATTATGCACAAGTAAATCAGGAATGGAGGAAAGGATATGAGGTCCAAACCTCTCGAACTGGACGCCACTTGTCTGATCCTTTGCTTTCCCATGTCATCATCGTCTCCATTTCTGGTGGTTATAATGATTACCAG GTACGCTCGAAATTAGAATCCCTTGATGGAATTGTTCCTCCCACACATGGCTTTTTCATAAGTAGCACTGGTATGAGAAACGTGTGGTTGTCAATGGAGCACCAGGTTATCTTATGGTGTAATCAGCTAGTTGTGCAA ATGTCTCACACTCTCCTCAGTTTGATAGACATGAAGACAAGTCAACCTTTAAATGATGTGCGGCAAAGACTTGGAATATTTAAGAAGATGCTTGATAGTGGAATTCCGAAGAACTTTGCATCCACAGAATTGCAACTAGCACATAAATCTGACCATATCCATGATATAAAAGAGAAAGTGAATCCTG GATTGGGTTCTGGAGTATCGGGTTGCCCAAGTAGTAGCCAATGGAGCGATGATGGACTTGAAAGAGACCTGTACATCCAAACCAGTACTGTCACTGTTTTAGCTATGGATGGGAGAAGACGATGGTTGGACATTCAAAAACTG GGTCAGGATGGAAAAAACCACTTTGCTTTCGTCACAAATCTTTCACCTTGTTCTGGTGTGCGACTGCATCTTTGGCGAGAGAAGGGAACTTCAGCTTCAGAAGTTTCAATGAACAAACAGGTTGTTGAAGTCACAGCTAAAATGGTCCACGTTCCATCTGGACCAGCCCCAAGGCAG ATTGAGCCAGGTAGTCAAACTGAACAAGCTCCTCCATCTGCTATATTTTGGTTGGGTCCTCAAGATATGCATGGCTTTCGGTTTCTGACAATTTCTGTGGCTCCTCGTCCG ACTGTTTCGGGGAGACCCCCACCAGCCGCGTCCATGGGAGTCGGACAATTTTTCAATCCAAAGGATGGGGAGAAAATTTTCTCTTCTTACCAGTTGATCAGTTCATTATACACAGAACAG GATATGACTTTGAAGGAAGATCATCCTCTTGCTCTCAGTCTTACATTCTCTGCTAGCTTAGGTCTTCTCCCTGTTTCTTTATCCATCACAACAACTGGCTGTGGGATTAAAAAATCGGAATTTCCCATTGAAGAGTCTGGAGATGAGGAAACAAGTA GACTTTGTAAGAGGCGCTGTTTCCCACCTGTCGCACTTGTTTGGGATGCGACATCTGGCCTACATGTATTTCCTAATTTGTATTCTGAAACAATTGTTGTTGATTCTTCTCCGGCACTCTGGACTTCTTCTCAAGATTCTGACAAGACGACTGTTTTGTTACTG ATAGACCCACATTGCTCTTACACAAGTACTATTGGTGTTTCTGTTACTGCTAGCACTGGTAGATTCTTGCTTTTATACTTCTCTCAG ATCAGTGGTCTATGCTTTGCTGTTGCATTTTTCGCTCTGATGCGGCAAGCATATGCATGGGAACTTGATCAGCCTATACCATCTCTGCTATCTGCTGTTGAATCAAACTTGAGAATCCCTGGGGCATTCTTCTCCCTTGCCATATTGCCAATTTTCTTTGCCATTCTCTTGTCTTGCCTAAGCTCTCAAGCCCTTCCTCCAATTATAAGTTTCCCAATTGTCTCAATCCTTTGTTATGTTTTTGCAAATGGCGCGATAGTTCTGTTGATATTACTTTCCCAAATGCTGTTTTATGTGGCTGGCCTTCTCCATGTAGCTGTCAAGAAATG GTGGCAAGTTTGTGAAAGGAACTTTTCCTTTCATTTTCTCCAGCGGTTCATAAATATAACCTCCAGCTTTGCATCTATTAAG GTGGTAAGGATTTTGATGGCGAATCCTCTCCTTATTACGTCATGGCTTGCTATTACGTTGGTGTGTCTTGTGCATCCAGCACTCGGTCTGTTTGTATTGCTCTTATCACATGTTCTATGTTGCCACAGCGCACTGTCCAG TTTTTTGATGGCTTCATTTCGCAGCCATGTCCAGACCAAGGAGTTTTATGAATCTGGAAGTGAAGGCGAAGGTAGTTACGATAATAATAGCAAGTTGTTCCCGACAAATGAGACGCGTAGTGGTAGCCCCAAATACAGAAGAAGCTATGGCGATGCACAATTAGAGATCTTCCACCACCGGCATGGGTTACTTGTTTTACATTTGCTCGCAGCATTAATGTTTGTCCCTTCACTTGTGGCCTGGCTTCAG CGGATTGGTATTGGGCATAGGCTTCCGTGGTTATGGGATTCTATACTTAGCATGGGAGTGGTGCTGCATGGTTTATGCAATTCAAAGCCCGAATTCAGCTTCTATCTCTTTCCCATCGGATCCTGGGAAATCCAACTAAGCTTTGTTTATCTGCTTGCTGGATTTTATTCCTATCTTTCAGCTTTGGCATTAGCTCCGTATAGAGTGTTTTATGCAATGGCTACCATCGGACTCGTCTCCTTTGCCTTCAGACTCATACAGAGGAACAACGGCGACACATATCACCGGACCAGAAAACATTCCCATAGACATTGA
- the LOC130992319 gene encoding uncharacterized protein LOC130992319 isoform X6, whose protein sequence is MGLRDSVDMKALRAKFRVATVVIISICIGLMGVYYLLKPVVNGCVMTYMYPTYIPIPTPKNVSTTKYGLFLYHEGWRKIDYDDHLKKINGVPVLFIPGNGGSYKQVRSIGAESDRAYQGGPLEWNSNQAYPQLGEGVDIDLNNILLPSQYTSMLDWYAVDLEGEHSAMDGRILQEHSEYVVYAIHTILDLYKEAHDARAKGRPPKSVILVGHSMGGFVARAAVVHPHLRKFAVETILTLSTPHQSPPVALQPSLGHYYAQVNQEWRKGYEVQTSRTGRHLSDPLLSHVIIVSISGGYNDYQVRSKLESLDGIVPPTHGFFISSTGMRNVWLSMEHQVILWCNQLVVQMSHTLLSLIDMKTSQPLNDVRQRLGIFKKMLDSGIPKNFASTELQLAHKSDHIHDIKEKVNPEGLGSGVSGCPSSSQWSDDGLERDLYIQTSTVTVLAMDGRRRWLDIQKLGQDGKNHFAFVTNLSPCSGVRLHLWREKGTSASEVSMNKQVVEVTAKMVHVPSGPAPRQIEPGSQTEQAPPSAIFWLGPQDMHGFRFLTISVAPRPTVSGRPPPAASMGVGQFFNPKDGEKIFSSYQLISSLYTEQDMTLKEDHPLALSLTFSASLGLLPVSLSITTTGCGIKKSEFPIEESGDEETSRLCKRRCFPPVALVWDATSGLHVFPNLYSETIVVDSSPALWTSSQDSDKTTVLLLIDPHCSYTSTIGVSVTASTGRFLLLYFSQISGLCFAVAFFALMRQAYAWELDQPIPSLLSAVESNLRIPGAFFSLAILPIFFAILLSCLSSQALPPIISFPIVSILCYVFANGAIVLLILLSQMLFYVAGLLHVAVKKWWQVCERNFSFHFLQRFINITSSFASIKVVRILMANPLLITSWLAITLVCLVHPALGLFVLLLSHVLCCHSALSSHVQTKEFYESGSEGEGSYDNNSKLFPTNETRSGSPKYRRSYGDAQLEIFHHRHGLLVLHLLAALMFVPSLVAWLQRIGIGHRLPWLWDSILSMGVVLHGLCNSKPEFSFYLFPIGSWEIQLSFVYLLAGFYSYLSALALAPYRVFYAMATIGLVSFAFRLIQRNNGDTYHRTRKHSHRH, encoded by the exons ATGGGGCTTAGAGATAGTGTGGACATGAAAGCGCTCAGAGCGAAGTTCAGAGTAGCAACTGTGGTTATAATATCCATATGCATTGGGCTTATGGGGGTTTATTATCTGTTGAAGCCAGTTGTAAATGGTTGTGTGATGACGTATATGTACCCGACATACATTCCTATCCCCACGCCGAAGAATGTGTCGACAACAAAATATGGGTTATTTTTGTACCATGAAGGCTGGAGAAAGATTGATTATGATGATCACCTTAAGAAGATTAATGGTGTGCCAGTTCTTTTCATCCCAGGCAATGGTGGAAGCTACAAACAG GTCAGATCCATTGGTGCAGAATCTGATAGGGCTTATCAAGGAGGTCCACTTGAATGGAACTCTAACCAGGCTTATCCACAATTGGGAGAGGGCGTGGATATTGATTTGAATAACATTTTGTTACCCAGTCAATATACTTCCATGCTTGATTGGTATGCAGTGGATCTTGAAGGTGAACATTCTGCAATGGATGGTCGGATTCTTCAAGAACACTCGGAATATGTAGTATATGCCATTCACACG ATTTTGGATCTTTACAAAGAAGCACATGATGCACGAGCAAAAGGCCGTCCCCCTAAAAGTGTGATATTGGTTGGTCACTCAATGGGTGGTTTTGTTGCTAGGGCTGCAGTAGTGCACCCCCATTTGAGAAAGTTTGCTGTTGAAACTATTCTGACGCTCTCCACACCCCACCa GTCTCCCCCTGTGGCATTACAGCCATCCTTGGGCCACTATTATGCACAAGTAAATCAGGAATGGAGGAAAGGATATGAGGTCCAAACCTCTCGAACTGGACGCCACTTGTCTGATCCTTTGCTTTCCCATGTCATCATCGTCTCCATTTCTGGTGGTTATAATGATTACCAG GTACGCTCGAAATTAGAATCCCTTGATGGAATTGTTCCTCCCACACATGGCTTTTTCATAAGTAGCACTGGTATGAGAAACGTGTGGTTGTCAATGGAGCACCAGGTTATCTTATGGTGTAATCAGCTAGTTGTGCAA ATGTCTCACACTCTCCTCAGTTTGATAGACATGAAGACAAGTCAACCTTTAAATGATGTGCGGCAAAGACTTGGAATATTTAAGAAGATGCTTGATAGTGGAATTCCGAAGAACTTTGCATCCACAGAATTGCAACTAGCACATAAATCTGACCATATCCATGATATAAAAGAGAAAGTGAATCCTG AAGGATTGGGTTCTGGAGTATCGGGTTGCCCAAGTAGTAGCCAATGGAGCGATGATGGACTTGAAAGAGACCTGTACATCCAAACCAGTACTGTCACTGTTTTAGCTATGGATGGGAGAAGACGATGGTTGGACATTCAAAAACTG GGTCAGGATGGAAAAAACCACTTTGCTTTCGTCACAAATCTTTCACCTTGTTCTGGTGTGCGACTGCATCTTTGGCGAGAGAAGGGAACTTCAGCTTCAGAAGTTTCAATGAACAAACAGGTTGTTGAAGTCACAGCTAAAATGGTCCACGTTCCATCTGGACCAGCCCCAAGGCAG ATTGAGCCAGGTAGTCAAACTGAACAAGCTCCTCCATCTGCTATATTTTGGTTGGGTCCTCAAGATATGCATGGCTTTCGGTTTCTGACAATTTCTGTGGCTCCTCGTCCG ACTGTTTCGGGGAGACCCCCACCAGCCGCGTCCATGGGAGTCGGACAATTTTTCAATCCAAAGGATGGGGAGAAAATTTTCTCTTCTTACCAGTTGATCAGTTCATTATACACAGAACAG GATATGACTTTGAAGGAAGATCATCCTCTTGCTCTCAGTCTTACATTCTCTGCTAGCTTAGGTCTTCTCCCTGTTTCTTTATCCATCACAACAACTGGCTGTGGGATTAAAAAATCGGAATTTCCCATTGAAGAGTCTGGAGATGAGGAAACAAGTA GACTTTGTAAGAGGCGCTGTTTCCCACCTGTCGCACTTGTTTGGGATGCGACATCTGGCCTACATGTATTTCCTAATTTGTATTCTGAAACAATTGTTGTTGATTCTTCTCCGGCACTCTGGACTTCTTCTCAAGATTCTGACAAGACGACTGTTTTGTTACTG ATAGACCCACATTGCTCTTACACAAGTACTATTGGTGTTTCTGTTACTGCTAGCACTGGTAGATTCTTGCTTTTATACTTCTCTCAG ATCAGTGGTCTATGCTTTGCTGTTGCATTTTTCGCTCTGATGCGGCAAGCATATGCATGGGAACTTGATCAGCCTATACCATCTCTGCTATCTGCTGTTGAATCAAACTTGAGAATCCCTGGGGCATTCTTCTCCCTTGCCATATTGCCAATTTTCTTTGCCATTCTCTTGTCTTGCCTAAGCTCTCAAGCCCTTCCTCCAATTATAAGTTTCCCAATTGTCTCAATCCTTTGTTATGTTTTTGCAAATGGCGCGATAGTTCTGTTGATATTACTTTCCCAAATGCTGTTTTATGTGGCTGGCCTTCTCCATGTAGCTGTCAAGAAATG GTGGCAAGTTTGTGAAAGGAACTTTTCCTTTCATTTTCTCCAGCGGTTCATAAATATAACCTCCAGCTTTGCATCTATTAAG GTGGTAAGGATTTTGATGGCGAATCCTCTCCTTATTACGTCATGGCTTGCTATTACGTTGGTGTGTCTTGTGCATCCAGCACTCGGTCTGTTTGTATTGCTCTTATCACATGTTCTATGTTGCCACAGCGCACTGTCCAG CCATGTCCAGACCAAGGAGTTTTATGAATCTGGAAGTGAAGGCGAAGGTAGTTACGATAATAATAGCAAGTTGTTCCCGACAAATGAGACGCGTAGTGGTAGCCCCAAATACAGAAGAAGCTATGGCGATGCACAATTAGAGATCTTCCACCACCGGCATGGGTTACTTGTTTTACATTTGCTCGCAGCATTAATGTTTGTCCCTTCACTTGTGGCCTGGCTTCAG CGGATTGGTATTGGGCATAGGCTTCCGTGGTTATGGGATTCTATACTTAGCATGGGAGTGGTGCTGCATGGTTTATGCAATTCAAAGCCCGAATTCAGCTTCTATCTCTTTCCCATCGGATCCTGGGAAATCCAACTAAGCTTTGTTTATCTGCTTGCTGGATTTTATTCCTATCTTTCAGCTTTGGCATTAGCTCCGTATAGAGTGTTTTATGCAATGGCTACCATCGGACTCGTCTCCTTTGCCTTCAGACTCATACAGAGGAACAACGGCGACACATATCACCGGACCAGAAAACATTCCCATAGACATTGA